A section of the Malania oleifera isolate guangnan ecotype guangnan chromosome 2, ASM2987363v1, whole genome shotgun sequence genome encodes:
- the LOC131149585 gene encoding probable galacturonosyltransferase 10 codes for MRRRAPDFRRPPRRRVSNVFWLTLCGFVVFLFIVLFSRESQPVSRPALTKRSYRHDKIMEGLNITEEMLSPNSVTRQISDQIFLAKAFVVIAKESNNLQFAWELSAQIRNSQILLSNAAIRRTPLTTSESETAVRDMALLLFQAQQFHYDSATMIMRLKAKIQSLEEQMNTVSEKSSKYGQIAAEEVPKSLYCLGVRLTTEWFGNPNLQWSKERKQKAMKQIDNSLFHFCVFSDNILATSVVVNSTAMNSKHPERIVFHLVTDEVNYAAMKAWFSMNSFQGVTVDVQKIEDFNWLNASYVPVLKQLQDSETQNYYFSGNSDNGRTPIKFRNPKYLSMLNHLRFYIPEVYPALKKVVFLDDDVVVQRDLSALFSTDLNGNVIGAVETCMETFHRYHKYLNYSHPLIRAHFDPDACGWAFGMNIFDLVEWRKRNVTGIYHYWQEKNVDRTLWKLGTLPPGLLTFYGLTQPLDPAWHVLGLGYTNVDPRLIEKGAVLHYNGNSKPWLKIGMEKYKPLWDKYVDYSHPMLQQCNVH; via the coding sequence AGATCTTACAGACATGACAAAATCATGGAAGGTCTGAACATTACTGAGGAAATGCTGAGCCCCAACTCAGTCACAAGACAAATTAGCGATCAAATTTTTCTAGCTAAAGCTTTTGTTGTGATTGCCAAAGAAAGCAACAACCTCCAATTTGCATGGGAGTTGAGTGCACAGATCCGCAACTCACAGATTCTCCTTTCAAATGCTGCAATTAGGCGAACTCCCCTGACAACAAGTGAATCAGAAACTGCTGTCCGTGATATGGCGCTTCTGCTGTTTCAAGCCCAACAATTTCATTATGACAGTGCAACCATGATCATGAGACTGAAAGCCAAAATCCAGTCTCTTGAAGAACAGATGAATACTGTGAGTGAGAAAAGTTCGAAGTATGGACAAATAGCAGCAGAAGAGGTGCCAAAAAGTCTGTACTGTCTTGGTGTTAGGTTAACTACTGAATGGTTTGGTAACCCAAATTTACAATGGAGCAAAGAGAGAAAGCAAAAAGCCATGAAGCAAATAGATAACAGTCTCTTTCATTTCTGTGTTTTCTCTGACAACATCCTTGCAACTTCAGTCGTGGTCAATTCAACTGCTATGAATTCCAAACATCCTGAAAGGATTGTGTTCCACCTTGTAACTGATGAGGTTAACTATGCTGCAATGAAAGCCTGGTTTTCTATGAACAGTTTCCAGGGAGTGACTGTTGATGTTCAAAAGATTGAAGACTTTAACTGGCTAAATGCTAGTTATGTCCCAGTTCTTAAGCAGCTTCAAGACTCCGAGACTCAGAATTACTATTTCTCTGGCAACAGTGATAATGGCCGTACACCGATCAAGTTCAGGAATCCCAAGTATTTATCTATGCTTAACCATCTTAGGTTCTATATTCCCGAAGTTTATCCAGCGCTGAAGAAAGTAGTATTTCTCGATGATGACGTTGTGGTTCAGAGGGATCTGTCAGCTTTATTCTCCACTGATTTGAATGGCAATGTTATAGGAGCAGTGGAGACATGCATGGAGACATTTCACAGATACCATAAATACTTGAATTACTCTCATCCCCTTATACGAGCACACTTTGATCCTGATGCATGTGGGTGGGCATTTGGGATGAATATTTTTGATTTGGTTGAATGGAGAAAGAGGAACGTAACTGGAATCTATCACTATTGGCAAGAAAAGAATGTGGACCGGACTTTGTGGAAGCTAGGGACATTACCACCTGGTCTATTGACTTTCTATGGGTTGACACAGCCACTGGATCCTGCGTGGCATGTATTGGGGTTGGGCTACACAAATGTTGATCCTCGATTGATAGAGAAGGGGGCTGTGCTGCACTATAATGGGAACTCAAAGCCTTGGTTGAAGATTGGCATGGAGAAGTACAAACCACTTTGGGACAAGTATGTTGATTATAGCCATCCTATGTTGCAGCAGTGCAATGTTCATTGA